A stretch of Aspergillus nidulans FGSC A4 chromosome VI DNA encodes these proteins:
- a CDS encoding uncharacterized protein (transcript_id=CADANIAT00009387), producing the protein MFALRDAVYLIELAFYGPIIPAILFIILFHGNKHPYTWRPIVIPLIILSGLRIAAAGLGLAAMNPAKSNLLSTATLLDTIGLAPVLCLLIGLLIRANAPVTKGLPLWMFIPLHMITVAATVMTAYGGRDLYTSRDDQAQDLRLMRAGIALFIAVFIGTVLLSITSMLKVQMKGYRTERAAVVCALLCVPFMAVRLAFSAGSLISGERSVLNPMSEDETSIWLHFFMVIVMEYIVTLSATAISLTARKVVGQTAEGADSLKDEET; encoded by the exons ATGTTCGCTCTACGAGATGCAGTTTACCTGATTGAACTGGCATTCTACGGGCCCATCATCCCTGctatcctcttcatcattctATTCCATGGCAATAAACACCCTTACACATGGCGGCCCATCGTGATCCCCCTCATAATTCTTTCCGGCTTGCGAATCGCCGCAGCAGGACTCGGCCTAGCAGCGATGAACCCCGCGAAATCCAATCTCCTATCGACAGCCACCCTCCTAGACACAATCGGCCTCGCACCTGTCCTGTGTCTTTTGATAGGACTCTTGATTCGAGC CAACGCCCCGGTAACCAAGGGTCTCCCTCTCTGGATGTTCATCCCGCTGCATATGATCACTGTAGCTGCCACAGTGATGACCGCATACGGCGGCCGAGACCTCTACACAAGCCGGGATGATCAAGCGCAAGACCTCCGCTTGATGCGCGCTGGCATCGCCCTTTTCATCGCCGTTTTTATTGGGACCGTCCTTCTTTCCATAACCAGTATGCTCAAAGTCCAGATGAAGGGCTACCGCACTGAGCGTGCGGCTGTTGTTTGTGCTTTGCTGTGTGTGCCCTTTATGGCTGTCCGGTTGGCCTTCTCGGCTGGATCGTTGATTTCGGGGGAGAGGTCTGTCTTGAACCCGATGTCGGAGGATGAGACAAGTATTTGGCTTCATTTCTTCATGGTCATTGTTATGGAGTATATAGTCACTCTCTCTGCCACGGCGATTTCCTTGACCGCGAGGAAGGTGGTGGGTCAGACGGCGGAAGGGGCTGATTCCCTcaaagatgaggagactTGA
- a CDS encoding sulfotransferase family protein (transcript_id=CADANIAT00009388), producing the protein MKITDLQMDMHKSNSWLYYKLSIQTLGLVLRSGITITRPNPKADAKLQITSGVHHGGTIKVIVAGLPRTGTISMKRALEELGYGPCFHLAEPLCQFDNLSQSAAIVHTKDTSLRRRKLAKLLQGCEVTLEVPGSACLPDLLEMYPDAKVILTERTSAAVWLRSWRGFGIDLRSDCFRWVGYWVPGVVAANDLYRGWMQLSAERFGVEPEPSEKLYHAHSAWVKSIVPRERLLVFKCQDGWGPLCEFLGRQRPNPFPHGNEAGYLRYYKRVAMVLGVSLWLVVLAMAFLSLLTVFA; encoded by the exons ATGAAAATCACAGACCTACAAATGGACATGCACAAGTCCAACTCTTGGCTCTACTACAAGCTCAGCATCCAAACGTTGGGGCTTGTCCTCCGGTCTGGCATCACGATCACTAGACCCAACCCCAAAGCAGATGCAAAGCTCCAAATCACATCAGGAGTACACCATGGAGGGACCATCAAGGTTATCGTG GCCGGACTCCCTCGTACAGGCACAATCAGCATGAAACGCGCCCTTGAAGAGTTAGGCTACGGTCCATGCTTCCACCTTGCCGAGCCCCTCTGCCAATTCGACAACCTGTCCCAGAGCGCCGCAATCGTCCACACAAAAGACACGAGTCTCCGGCGGCGCAAGCTTGCTAAACTCCTTCAAGGCTGCGAGGTCACTCTCGAGGTCCCCGGGAGCGCATGCCTACCCGACCTCCTGGAAATGTACCCCGACGCAAAAGTCATCCTGACAGAACGCACCTCTGCGGCCGTCTGGCTGCGCTCATGGCGTGGCTTTGGCATCGATCTGCGGTCTGACTGCTTTCGATGGGTTGGATACTGGGTGCCCGGCGTGGTGGCGGCCAACGATCTCTACCGCGGGTGGATGCAGCTTTCAGCTGAGCGATTCGGCGTCGAGCCCGAGCCGTCGGAGAAGCTGTACCATGCGCACAGTGCGTGGGTGAAGAGTATTGTGCCACGGGAGCGGCTACTGGTTTTCAAGTGTCAGGATGGGTGGGGGCCTCTGTGTGAGTTTCTGGGGAGGCAGAGGCCGAACCCCTTCCCGCACGGCAATGAGGCGGGCTATTTGCGGTATTATAAGCGGGTCGCCATGGTGTTGGGGGTTTCTCTATGGTTGGTTGTTCTTGCTATGGCTTTCCTGTCGTTGCTTACTGTCTTTGCATGA
- a CDS encoding putative extracellular guanyl-specific ribonuclease (transcript_id=CADANIAT00009389), with the protein MLFDMKSVILYGLMALAHASPLPELSKRAKLSDFQCPDGTTLSEHDIREAFHECRRLDDGSIGKYPAFFGNKGQNGKVFSNIPDGTDLREFPIIVDGVYEGGEPGPYRVVTDYKNNRGDFRGVMQHTGATVGGSYTACTRVTGSKRELSKYDEKDDKKDGKKDDKKDDKKDDKGENEERSIKATETDSNEFDHTNDLTTRSKKKKIGSATCSDGVTLSKDAVASAFKECKKLDDYGAGGYPHKFGNTSGNSQVFAGVTKDLREYPIIEGGTWTSGEPGKYRVVTDYSNNFVGVMIENAGASFSRCTVNSD; encoded by the exons ATGCTCTTCGACATGAAATCTGTCATCCTCTATGGACTGATGGCGCTGGCCCATGCCTCCCCTCTCCCAGAGCTCAGCAAGCGCGCCAAACTCAGCGACTTTCAGTGCCCTGACGGCACCACATTGTCTGAGCACGACATCCGCGAAGCATTTCACGAGTGCCGAAGACTCGATGATGGCTCTATCGGCAAGTACCCAGCCTTCTTTGGCAACAAAGGCCAGAACGGAAAGGTGTTCAGCAATATTCCCGACGGCACCGACCTGAGGGAATTCCCCATCATTGTTGATGGCGTATACGAGGGCG GTGAACCTGGCCCGTACCGAGTGGTCACTGATTACAAGAACAACCGCGGTGATTTCCGCGGCGTGATGCAGCATACCGGTGCAACCGTCGGTGGTTCCTATACGGCCTGCACGCGGGTCACCGGCTCCAAGCGTGAGCTCAGCAAGTATGACGAAAAGGATGATAAAAAGGACGGCAAGAAAGATGACAAGAAAGATGACAAGAAAGATGACAAGGGTGAAAACGAAGAGCGCAGCATTAAGGCGACTGAGACCGACTCTAATGAATTCGACCACACAAATGACCTGACCACTcgcagcaagaagaagaagatcggtAGCGCTACCTGCTCTGACGGCGTCACGCTCTCAAAAGACGCTGTTGCCAGTGCGTTCAAGGAATGCAAGAAGTTGGACGACTATGGCGCCGGCGGCTACCCGCACAAATTCGGCAACACGAGCGGTAACAGCCAGGTCTTTGCGGGCGTCACCAAGGACCTACGCGAGTACCCTATCATTGAAGGTGGAACTTGGACTA GCGGCGAACCCGGCAAGTACCGCGTTGTCACCGACTACAGTAACAACTTCGTTGGAGTTATGATTGAAAATGCCGGTGCCTCTTTCTCCCGCTGCACTGTCAACTCTGATTAA
- a CDS encoding DUF3632 domain-containing protein (transcript_id=CADANIAT00009390), whose amino-acid sequence MGRENFIRQIENSVEFKLVDRVIKEEVTVQDAVQEIISMTMTALSIHGPKKQGGIGLADYNVSLAVMELAQRLEPSKHTKLVGFISHLQKQVAVDPSTNEPLKVQGDTLWTDMPSFGYTELETWYEFGGDYKDPCDATLDSKQRERWVKLNAFLAQLTQAANTRYPAANEEVRYFPLDKSLRAIWTIATAFEKERPPASLADTAAMEAACQWFIYAADRLWANVVNGRTYPKPADAGPGKRYEGESWTGYARERWGVWEDALKEARAACNNERMSMLIDEALASLKRAMEGQ is encoded by the exons ATGGGAAGAGAGAACTTCATCCGACAAATCGAGAACTCTGTCGAGTTCAAATTAGTCGATAGAGTCATAAAAGAAGAAGTTACAGTTCAAGATGCAGTCCAAGAAATCATCAGCATGACAATGACTGCATTGTCCATTCATGGTCCCAAGAAACAAGGCGGGATCGGTCTCGCAGACTACAACGTCTCTCTTGCAGTAATGGAGCTGGCCCAACGTCTGGAACCATCCAAGCACACAAAGCTTGTTGGGTTTATATCTCATCTCCAGAAACAAGTGGCCGTTGATCCATCAACGAACGAACCGCTGAAGGTCCAGGGTGATACCCTCTGGACCGACATGCCGTCGTTCGGCTATACGGAGCTTGAGACATGGTATGAGTTCGGCGGCGACTATAAAG ACCCATGTGATGCAACTCTGGATTCGAAGCAGCGAGAACGTTGGGTCAAGCTAAATGCtttccttgcgcagctcACGCAGGCTGCAAACACTCGCTATCCTGCTGCCAATGAAGAAGTGCGATATTTTCCTCTAGACAAATCACTACGGGCTATCTGGACCATAGCCACCGCATTTGAGAAGGAGCGCCCTCCTGCGTCGCTGGCAGATACGGCAGCGATGGAGGCTGCTTGCCAGTGGTTCATCTACGCCGCAGACCGGCTGTGGGCGAATGTGGTCAATGGTCGCACATATCCTAAGCCGGCTGACGCTGGGCCGGGGAAGAGGTATGAAGGGGAAAGCTGGACGGGCTATGCGCGGGAGCGATGGGGGGTCTGGGAGGATGCGCTGAAGGAGGCCAGGGCTGCTTGTAACAATGAGCGGATGTCGATGCTGATTGATGAAGCTTTGGCGAGTTTGAAAAGGGCGATGGAGGGTCAGTAG
- a CDS encoding uncharacterized protein (transcript_id=CADANIAT00009391), protein MTNALSAATCAIYAVFAIPVVYLLVRHGRYGLLGWLFLFFFCTLRIIGGALAVHDTSIAANIISSVGLSPLLLAISSILHEARHYRIQSLDKKLEWAAVFAYHILVVAGVALTAAGFAKLQQHEQPLDKAEKITKAGISILAVAWGVLVGWTGLSFIAPRRRNSSLMSAGTALLMAVAFSLIFIGIRVFYSVAALCTQRASLNPTTGSLAVRVVLGFLPEVIATLSIILAGIKTQSAALLAHVDKETVSRGPKPRAQPWV, encoded by the exons ATGACCAACGCCCTCTCTGCTGCTACCTGCGCCATCTACGCGGTCTTCGCCATCCCGGTCGTTTACCTCCTCGTCCGACACGGCCGCTACGGCCTTTTAGGatggctcttcctctttttcttctgtaCCCTTcgcatcatcggcggcgcaCTTGCAGTCCACGACACCAGCATCGCCGCTAATATCATCTCCAGCGTCggcctctctcctctcctcctaGCAATATCTAGCATCCTACACGAGGC TCGACACTATCGTATCCAATCACTTGACAAGAAATTGGAATGGGCCGCTGTTTTCGCCTACCACATTCTCGTCGTCGCAGGCGTGGCCTTAACAGCTGCCGGCTTTGCGAAGCTCCAGCAGCACGAACAACCTCTCGACAAAGCCGAGAAGATTACCAAGGCAGGTATCTCAATTCTGGCGGTCGCGTGGGGTGTTCTGGTTGGCTGGACCGGGCTCTCGTTTATTGCTCCCCGAAGACGGAATTCCTCGCTCATGAGTGCGGGTACTGCC CTGCTTATGGCTGTCGCCTTCTCACTCATCTTTATCGGCATCCGAGTCTTCTACAGTGTGGCCGCGCTGTGCACGCAGAGGGCGTCGCTTAACCCTACTACAGGGTCGCTAGCTGTGCGTGTGGTGCTGGGATTTTTGCCCGAGGTGATTGCCACGCTTTCGATTATTCTTGCTGGGATCAAGACGCAGAGTGCGGCGCTGTTGGCTCATGTCGACAAGGAGACAGTTTCGAGAGGGCCGAAACCGCGTGCACAACCTTGGGTCTAG
- a CDS encoding protein ngn6 (transcript_id=CADANIAT00009392), producing MSPELFHFNSKRLVYRAPEFNEADKRFIHSQIVNDPTVQTMSSERLKRPVPEKAAEDFLKLIQDSLLGVIICLPASDKDSNPVPIGHLNVFRTSPSHTDHHRCASLGISLAPEYRGQGYGGEAINWALDWAFQHAGLHRVNLQAFSYNQNALKLYRKLGFVEEGRERECIYQYRAWHDIVSFSMLEHEWELLRNSNQ from the coding sequence ATGAGCCCAGAACTCTTTCATTTCAACTCCAAACGTCTTGTCTACCGAGCTCCCGAGTTTAACGAAGCGGACAAGAGGTTCATTCACAGCCAGATCGTCAATGATCCCACCGTTCAAACAATGAGCAGCGAACGCCTGAAACGGCCCGTGCCTGAAAAAGCCGCTGAAGATTTTCTCAAGTTGATTCAAGACTCATTGTTGGGGGTGATAATCTGCCTGCCTGCTTCCGACAAGGATTCAAACCCTGTGCCTATCGGCCACTTGAACGTCTTCCGCACTTCCCCTTCTCACACCGATCATCACCGCTGCGCTTCCCTCGGGATTTCGCTTGCGCCTGAATATAGGGGTCAAGGGTACGGCGGAGAGGCCATTAATTGGGCTCTGGATTGGGCATTTCAGCACGCAGGCCTGCACCGGGTTAATCTACAGGCCTTTTCGTACAACCAAAATGCGCTGAAGCTGTACAGGAAGCTGGGATTCGTggaggagggaagagagcGCGAATGTATTTATCAGTATCGAGCATGGCATGACATTGTTTCATTTTCGATGTTGGAACACGAGTGGGAGTTGCTGAGAAACTCAAATCAATGA
- a CDS encoding uncharacterized protein (transcript_id=CADANIAT00009393), translating to MRHTRNTIFAMATVGAASAKSMGDVCTVSHVRSILPTNGTLLGIDLLPSLTTASVYNASSASSSSASAGGMAMGGSSSSYDYCNVTVAYTHTGKNDKVVVKYAFPSPSEFKNRFYVAGGGGYSLSSDATGGLQYGAVSGATDAGYDAFDYSFDEVVLYGNGSINWDATYMFSYQALGEMTKLGKALTRGFYGKSSDAKVYTYYEGCSDGGREGMSQVQRYGDEYDGAITGAPAFRHSQQQVNHLFPAEVEYTLDYYPPPCELAKIVNATIEACDPLDGRTDGVISRTDLCMLNFDLSSVIGESYYCAEQNYTSLGFGFSKRADGSTTSYQPAQNGTVSKEGVAVAQAIYNGLHSTSGERAYLSWQIGSELSDADTTYNSDTGKWELTIQSTGGVFVAKMVELLQLDNLESLENTTYDTLIQWMETGMVRYLDSLQTTLPDLTTFQSSGGKLLHYHGESDPSVPAASSVHYWQAVRSIMYSDVSYKKSLEEMQDWYQFYLIPGAAHCGSNSLQPGPYPENNMEIMIDWVENGVKPSRLNATVSSGTYEGETQMLCQWPKRPLWKDNSDDFECVSDAKSIETWTYSFPAFKVPVY from the coding sequence ATGCGCCATACGCGCAACACCATCTTCGCGATGGCCACTGTCGGTGCCGCCAGCGCAAAGTCTATGGGTGACGTCTGTACCGTCTCGCACGTCCGATCCATCCTCCCGACGAATGGCACCCTCCTCGGTATCGACTTGCTTCCCTCCCTGACCACCGCCAGCGTGTACAATGCCAGTTcggcttcaagctcctcggcctcggctGGAGGCATGGCAATGGGcggctcttcgtcttcctaCGACTATTGTAACGTGACGGTTGCGTACACTCACACCGGCAAGAACGACAAGGTGGTTGTCAAGTATGCCTTCCCTAGTCCCAGCGAGTTCAAAAACCGGTTCTACGTCGCAGGTGGTGGCGGTTACTCGCTGTCTAGCGATGCTACCGGCGGACTTCAGTACGGTGCCGTGTCCGGCGCTACCGATGCTGGGTACGACGCATTTGACTACTCGTTCGACGAAGTTGTTCTCTACGGCAATGGGAGCATCAACTGGGACGCTACATACATGTTCTCATACCAGGCTCTTGGCGAAATGACCAAGCTTGGAAAAGCCCTGACTCGCGGTTTCTACGGCAAGTCGTCCGACGCTAAGGTGTACACTTACTACGAGGGATGCTCCGACGGTGGCCGTGAGGGTATGAGCCAAGTTCAGCGGTACGGAGACGAATATGATGGTGCTATCACCGGTGCCCCGGCTTTCCGTCACTCGCAGCAGCAAGTCAACCATCTTTTCCCAGCGGAGGTTGAGTATACCCTTGACTACTACCCACCCCCCTGTGAGCTCGCCAAGATTGTCAACGCGACCATCGAGGCTTGTGACCCGCTTGATGGACGTACTGACGGTGTAATCTCCCGTACGGATCTCTGCATGCTGAACTTCGACCTTTCCTCTGTTATCGGAGAGTCGTATTACTGCGCTGAGCAGAACTACACCTccctcggcttcggcttcagcaAGCGCGCCGATGGAAGCACAACCAGCTACCAGCCTGCCCAGAATGGCACTGTTAGTAAGGAGGGTGTCGCTGTTGCGCAGGCTATCTATAACGGTTTGCACAGCACCAGCGGCGAACGTGCTTACCTCTCCTGGCAGATTGGTTCTGAGCTCTCTGACGCTGATACCACCTACAACTCTGACACCGGAAAGTGGGAGCTTACTATTCAGTCAACTGGAGGCGTCTTCGTGGCCAAGATGGTGGAGCTTCTTCAATTGGACAACCTCGAGAGCCTGGAAAACACCACCTACGACACTCTGATCCAGTGGATGGAGACCGGTATGGTCCGGTACTTGGACTCCCTGCAGACCACTCTCCCCGACCTTACCACCTTCCAGAGCAGCGGGGGTAAGCTTCTTCACTACCACGGCGAATCCGACCCCTCAGTCCCCGCTGCGAGCTCGGTCCACTACTGGCAGGCGGTGCGCAGTATCATGTACTCAGACGTTTCATACAAGAAGAGCCTTGAGGAAATGCAGGACTGGTACCAGTTTTATCTTATCCCCGGTGCTGCCCACTGCGGTTCAAACTCCTTGCAGCCCGGCCCCTACCCAGAGAATAACATGGAAATCATGATCGACTGGGTCGAGAATGGTGTCAAGCCATCTCGTCTCAATGCCACGGTCAGCTCCGGTACCTATGAAGGTGAGACTCAGATGCTCTGCCAGTGGCCCAAGCGCCCCCTGTGGAAGGATAACAGCGACGACTTCGAGTGTGTGAGCGATGCGAAGTCGATCGAGACTTGGACCTACTCTTTCCCAGCCTTCAAGGTGCCTGTTTACTAA